The Saccharomyces cerevisiae S288C chromosome VII, complete sequence genome includes a region encoding these proteins:
- the SKI8 gene encoding SKI complex subunit WD repeat protein SKI8 (Ski complex component and WD-repeat protein; mediates 3'-5' RNA degradation by the cytoplasmic exosome; also required for meiotic double-strand break recombination; null mutants have superkiller phenotype), whose amino-acid sequence MSKVFIATANAGKAHDADIFSVSACNSFTVSCSGDGYLKVWDNKLLDNENPKDKSYSHFVHKSGLHHVDVLQAIERDAFELCLVATTSFSGDLLFYRITREDETKKVIFEKLDLLDSDMKKHSFWALKWGASNDRLLSHRLVATDVKGTTYIWKFHPFADESNSLTLNWSPTLELQGTVESPMTPSQFATSVDISERGLIATGFNNGTVQISELSTLRPLYNFESQHSMINNSNSIRSVKFSPQGSLLAIAHDSNSFGCITLYETEFGERIGSLSVPTHSSQASLGEFAHSSWVMSLSFNDSGETLCSAGWDGKLRFWDVKTKERITTLNMHCDDIEIEEDILAVDEHGDSLAEPGVFDVKFLKKGWRSGMGADLNESLCCVCLDRSIRWFREAGGK is encoded by the coding sequence ATGTCCAAAGTGTTTATTGCCACAGCAAATGCAGGTAAAGCTCATGACGCTGATATTTTCTCGGTTTCTGCTTGCAATTCATTTACGGTAAGTTGTTCAGGTGACGGTTACTTAAAGGTGTGGGATAATAAGCTGTtagataatgaaaatccAAAAGATAAGTCATATTCTCACTTTGTCCATAAGTCCGGATTGCACCATGTCGATGTCTTGCAAGCTATTGAGAGAGATGCATTTGAATTATGCCTTGTTGCTACCACTTCATTTTCTGGCGATTTACTCTTCTATCGTATCACTAGAGAAGATGAGACTAAAAAAGTTATATTCGAGAAATTGGATCTTCTAGACTCAGACATGAAAAAGCATTCCTTTTGGGCATTAAAATGGGGTGCCTCAAATGACAGACTACTTTCCCATAGGCTGGTTGCTACAGACGTCAAAGGGACCACTTACATTTGGAAGTTTCACCCGTTTGCAGATGAGTCAAATTCTTTAACACTAAATTGGAGCCCCACGTTAGAATTACAAGGCACTGTCGAATCGCCTATGACTCCAAGTCAATTTGCCACTTCTGTGGATATCTCTGAACGAGGACTAATTGCCACAGGTTTTAATAATGGAACAGTACAAATTTCAGAACTATCTACATTACGCCCGTTGTACAATTTTGAATCTCAGCATTCTATGATTAATAATTCGAATTCCATCAGATCGGTGAAATTTTCTCCTCAAGGATCCTTATTAGCCATTGCTCACGATTCAAATTCATTTGGTTGCATCACTCTATATGAAACTGAATTTGGTGAAAGAATAGGCTCCTTATCCGTACCAACCCATAGCTCGCAGGCAAGTCTGGGTGAATTTGCACATTCTAGCTGGGTCATGAGTCTATCGTTTAATGATTCTGGTGAAACATTATGCAGTGCCGGATGGGATGGTAAATTGAGATTTTGGGATGTAAAAACAAAGGAAAGAATCACTACATTGAATATGCATTGtgatgatattgaaattgaagaggaTATCTTAGCTGTTGATGAACATGGAGATTCTTTAGCTGAACCTGGTGTCTTTGACgtgaagtttttgaaaaaaggtTGGAGATCTGGTATGGGAGCTGATTTAAATGAAAGTTTATGCTGTGTTTGTTTAGATAGAAGCATCAGGTGGTTTAGAGAAGCTGGCGGTAAATAA
- the VAM7 gene encoding Vam7p (Vacuolar membrane protein and Qc class t-SNARE; functions as a SNAP receptor; involved with Vam3p in vacuolar protein trafficking; has an N-terminal PX domain (phosphoinositide-binding module) that binds both PtdIns-3-P and phosphatidic acid, and mediates membrane binding; localizes to both the vacuolar membrane and the phagophore assembly site; SNAP-25 homolog; protein abundance increases in response to DNA replication stress), giving the protein MAANSVGKMSEKLRIKVDDVKINPKYVLYGVSTPNKRLYKRYSEFWKLKTRLERDVGSTIPYDFPEKPGVLDRRWQRRYDDPEMIDERRIGLERFLNELYNDRFDSRWRDTKIAQDFLQLSKPNVSQEKSQQHLETADEVGWDEMIRDIKLDLDKESDGTPSVRGALRARTKLHKLRERLEQDVQKKSLPSTEVTRRAALLRSLLKECDDIGTANIAQDRGRLLGVATSDNSSTTEVQGRTNNDLQQGQMQMVRDQEQELVALHRIIQAQRGLALEMNEELQTQNELLTALEDDVDNTGRRLQIANKKARHFNNSA; this is encoded by the coding sequence ATGGCAGCTAATTCTGTAGGGAAAATGAGTGAAAAGTTAAGAATCAAGGTGGACGATGTTAAAATCAACCCCAAGTATGTTTTATACGGTGTTAGTACACCAAACAAGCGCCTTTACAAAAGGTATTCCGAGTTTTGGAAACTGAAGACACGATTGGAGAGAGATGTAGGAAGCACCATCCCATATGACTTCCCTGAAAAGCCCGGTGTATTGGACAGGAGGTGGCAAAGAAGATATGATGATCCGGAAATGATCGATGAAAGACGGATCGGACTAGAGAGGTTCCTCAATGAATTGTATAACGATCGTTTTGATTCTCGATGGAGAGACACAAAAATAGCGCAAGACTTCCTGCAGTTGTCAAAGCCAAATGTTTCTCAAGAAAAGTCACAGCAGCATCTAGAAACTGCTGACGAAGTGGGATGGGATGAGATGATAAGAGATATTAAATTGGATTTAGATAAGGAGAGTGATGGCACACCCAGCGTGCGTGGAGCACTAAGGGCACGTACGAAGCTCCACAAGTTACGAGAGCGACTAGAACAGGATGTGCAAAAGAAGTCTCTTCCAAGCACGGAAGTGACTCGTCGCGCCGCTCTATTGAGGTCCTTGCTCAAGGAATGCGATGACATTGGTACAGCAAACATAGCTCAGGACCGTGGACGACTTCTGGGGGTTGCCACCAGTGACAACTCTTCAACCACGGAAGTTCAAGGAAGAACGAATAACGATTTGCAACAGGGGCAGATGCAAATGGTGCGCGATCAAGAACAAGAGTTGGTTGCACTGCACCGAATTATCCAGGCACAACGTGGATTGGCCTTAGAGATGAACGAGGAGCTGCAAACACAGAATGAGCTACTTACAGCACTTGAAGATGACGTCGATAACACTGGTAGGAGGTTACAGATAGCCAACAAGAAGGCTAGACATTTTAACAACAGTGCTTGA